A region from the Thauera humireducens genome encodes:
- the prfB gene encoding peptide chain release factor 2 (programmed frameshift), translated as MEAERQNAIAEKLADLAARGRELRRYLDYDVKASKLEEVNRALEDPAVWNNAERAQELGKEKRQLEDVVLTLQTIDAQSRDLKDLYELAEAEDDDDTFEAVESDLEGLEAEVERLEFRRMFSNPMDPNNCFIEIQAGAGGTEAQDWAGMLERMYLRYSEKKGFGVELMEETEGEVAGIKNCTIKVSGEYAYGYLRTETGIHRLVRKSPFDSNARRHTSFTSVFVYPEVDDSIEIEINPADLRIDTYRASGAGGQHINKTDSAVRITHEPTGIVVQCQNDRSQHKNKAEAMSMLKARLYELELRKRQSEQQKLEDSKSDIGWGHQIRSYVLDQSRIKDLRTNYEVGNTQAVLDGDLDDFIAASLKQGV; from the exons ATGGAAGCCGAACGCCAGAACGCCATCGCCGAAAAACTCGCCGACCTCGCCGCCCGCGGTCGGGAACTCCGGAGGTATCTT GACTACGATGTGAAAGCATCGAAGCTCGAAGAGGTCAATCGCGCACTGGAAGACCCGGCCGTCTGGAACAACGCCGAGCGCGCGCAGGAACTCGGCAAGGAGAAGCGCCAGCTCGAGGACGTTGTGCTGACGCTGCAGACGATCGACGCGCAATCGCGTGACCTCAAGGATCTGTACGAGCTGGCCGAAGCCGAGGACGACGACGATACCTTCGAAGCCGTCGAGTCCGACCTCGAAGGACTGGAAGCGGAAGTCGAGAGGCTCGAGTTCCGCCGCATGTTCAGCAATCCCATGGACCCGAACAACTGCTTCATCGAAATCCAGGCCGGCGCCGGCGGCACCGAAGCGCAGGACTGGGCGGGCATGCTCGAACGCATGTACCTGCGCTACAGCGAGAAGAAGGGCTTCGGTGTCGAGCTGATGGAAGAGACCGAGGGCGAAGTCGCAGGCATCAAGAACTGCACGATCAAGGTCAGCGGCGAGTACGCCTACGGCTATCTGCGCACCGAGACCGGCATTCACCGTCTGGTGCGCAAGTCGCCGTTCGACTCCAACGCCCGCCGCCACACCAGCTTCACCTCGGTGTTCGTGTATCCGGAAGTGGACGACTCGATCGAGATCGAGATCAACCCGGCCGACCTGCGCATCGACACCTACCGTGCCTCCGGCGCGGGCGGCCAGCACATCAACAAGACCGACTCGGCGGTGCGGATCACGCACGAGCCGACCGGCATCGTCGTGCAATGCCAGAACGACCGTTCGCAGCACAAGAACAAGGCCGAGGCCATGTCGATGCTGAAGGCGCGGCTGTACGAGCTGGAACTGCGCAAGCGCCAGTCCGAGCAGCAGAAGCTTGAAGACAGCAAGAGCGACATCGGCTGGGGCCACCAGATCCGCAGCTACGTGCTGGACCAGTCCCGCATCAAGGATCTGCGCACAAACTACGAAGTGGGCAACACGCAGGCGGTGCTGGATGGCGACCTGGATGACTTCATTGCGGCGAGTCTGAAACAGGGCGTTTAA
- a CDS encoding RES family NAD+ phosphorylase: protein MAARTATLWRLAQDWIDLETGALLCAAEDFTCAGNGAVAVGGRWNSVGKPVIYLADSLALAQLEKRVHTPLRPPRDLVAVEVTLPAALVAAAETVEPPEGWDAPNVDWSVGSTVSQRTGDEWLARGTSLLLRVPSVVVPVGWNYLLNPAHAGARRLLTRRIGYRPDQCLW from the coding sequence ATGGCGGCGAGAACGGCTACGCTGTGGCGGCTGGCGCAGGACTGGATCGACCTTGAAACCGGCGCGCTGCTATGTGCGGCCGAGGATTTCACGTGCGCGGGCAATGGCGCGGTGGCCGTAGGGGGGCGCTGGAACAGCGTTGGCAAGCCGGTCATCTACCTGGCCGACAGCCTTGCGCTGGCCCAGCTCGAGAAGCGGGTGCATACGCCGCTGCGGCCGCCGCGGGATCTGGTCGCAGTCGAGGTGACCCTGCCCGCTGCGCTGGTCGCCGCGGCCGAGACCGTCGAGCCGCCCGAGGGCTGGGATGCGCCCAACGTGGATTGGTCGGTGGGCAGCACGGTGTCGCAGCGCACAGGCGATGAATGGTTGGCGCGCGGCACGTCGCTGCTGCTGCGCGTCCCTTCGGTCGTGGTGCCCGTTGGATGGAACTACCTTCTGAACCCGGCTCACGCCGGTGCGCGGCGCCTGTTGACGCGGCGTATCGGCTACCGGCCCGATCAGTGTTTGTGGTGA
- a CDS encoding AAA family ATPase, producing the protein MFHIKTLELVHWDFWRRFSLPLDAQIITIVGPNGSGKTTLLDALRTLFALRCSGKRDFRRYVRRADRSFAWIRAIVANVPGSTGKRPFFPCLSDEVTLACRIRKAGGDWIRDYAIVDGNQDIEALEANNDWIGLRDYQNRLAWGGLTPAITKVLALEQGDTDKLCEYSPKALLELVFDVFGDKEVLDNYQAAREEQKNAERELGELGIDLDRLKTQAEEKKAEANRFLEWKQLADEAQALQAEIVPRLEIAELAREIADERDALRRVSRERIDRIAEQREARLRLDAVRAEQDAASAERKRLKEGDTATEQRYLAAHDRVRDLEKLLAERDALRAQLATEHGADAVALEKEHEEADAERARLRARERELVAAFEDRTETLRSERNRSGPPGDAEVSRFRVKLSAEGIAHQSLAEVVEITDPAWQAALEAILRPYRHLILLEREADRHAAWALGERERFRHFIVPEREPAPPPRPMSLAEVVEFNGPVPRWLADLLNRIRRVEDAQAARDLPREQEWITRDGYHRERRGARHLGRPQEFHFGELARQSRIAALQEEIIALDKQLQALRPKLDEATARVTTIRQRMLGLQSAQLLAANAERYATADSELPQARKALTAAIAERTDMRGTLDALNEKLSGIQIEVDRRQRELKAIELRLADIAREHGPRRRTQAERIVTLRRRRRGMPAHWLDAGELALLAEKYGDARGARLQLERLRRHIDEGDWITDPAVLVVRDRLAADVGRRERDYLDRQGYCATARNHSDNARAAYIAKLRATVRQYAKNLKALGDLANVSVDCPTPHLENDDVSLSQAGLEVRFDFDRKGAVGLNDGEASGGQQVMKSLILLIGLLMDEARPGGFVFIDEPFAHLDVANIDRVGTFLRATRAQYLITTPVTHNANVFAPAQLTLVTRKKQPGNDWAPPVGVLQRALD; encoded by the coding sequence ATGTTCCATATCAAGACGCTCGAACTCGTGCACTGGGACTTCTGGCGCCGCTTCTCGCTGCCGCTGGACGCCCAGATCATCACCATCGTCGGCCCCAACGGCTCGGGCAAGACCACCCTGCTCGACGCCCTGCGCACGCTGTTCGCGCTGCGCTGCTCGGGCAAGCGCGACTTCCGCCGCTACGTGCGCCGCGCCGACCGCAGCTTCGCGTGGATCCGCGCCATCGTGGCCAACGTGCCCGGCAGCACCGGCAAGCGCCCGTTCTTCCCCTGCCTGTCGGACGAAGTGACGCTCGCCTGCCGCATCCGCAAGGCCGGCGGCGACTGGATCCGCGATTACGCCATCGTCGACGGCAACCAGGACATCGAGGCGCTCGAGGCCAACAACGACTGGATCGGCCTGCGCGACTACCAGAACCGCCTCGCCTGGGGCGGCCTGACCCCGGCCATCACCAAGGTGCTGGCGCTGGAACAGGGCGACACCGACAAGCTGTGCGAGTACTCGCCCAAGGCCCTGCTCGAGCTGGTGTTCGATGTCTTCGGCGACAAGGAGGTGCTGGACAACTACCAGGCCGCGCGGGAGGAGCAGAAGAACGCCGAGCGCGAGCTGGGCGAACTCGGCATCGATCTCGACCGCCTGAAGACCCAGGCCGAGGAAAAGAAGGCCGAGGCCAACCGCTTCCTCGAATGGAAGCAGCTCGCCGACGAAGCCCAGGCCCTGCAGGCGGAGATCGTGCCGCGGCTCGAGATCGCCGAGCTGGCGCGCGAGATCGCCGACGAGCGCGACGCATTGCGCCGCGTCAGCCGCGAACGCATCGACAGGATCGCGGAGCAGCGCGAGGCCCGTCTGCGGCTCGACGCCGTGCGCGCCGAACAGGACGCCGCCAGCGCCGAACGCAAGCGCCTGAAGGAGGGCGACACCGCCACCGAGCAGCGCTATCTGGCTGCCCACGACCGCGTGCGCGACCTCGAGAAGCTGCTGGCCGAGCGCGACGCCCTGCGCGCCCAGCTCGCCACCGAGCACGGTGCCGACGCGGTGGCGCTGGAGAAGGAACACGAGGAGGCCGACGCCGAGCGCGCCCGCCTGCGCGCCCGGGAACGCGAGCTCGTCGCCGCCTTCGAGGACCGCACCGAGACCCTGCGCAGCGAACGCAACCGCAGCGGCCCGCCGGGCGACGCCGAGGTGTCGCGCTTCCGCGTCAAGCTCAGCGCCGAGGGCATCGCCCACCAGAGCCTGGCCGAGGTCGTCGAGATCACCGATCCGGCCTGGCAGGCGGCGCTCGAGGCCATCCTGCGCCCCTACCGTCACCTGATCCTGCTCGAGCGCGAGGCCGACCGCCACGCCGCCTGGGCGTTGGGCGAGCGCGAGCGCTTCCGCCACTTCATCGTGCCCGAGCGCGAGCCCGCCCCGCCGCCGCGCCCGATGAGCCTGGCCGAAGTCGTCGAATTCAACGGCCCGGTGCCGCGCTGGCTGGCCGACCTGCTCAACCGCATCCGCCGCGTCGAGGATGCCCAGGCCGCCCGCGACCTGCCGCGCGAGCAGGAATGGATCACCCGCGACGGCTACCACCGCGAGCGCCGCGGCGCCCGCCACCTCGGCCGGCCGCAGGAGTTCCACTTCGGCGAGCTCGCCCGCCAGTCGCGCATCGCCGCGCTGCAAGAGGAAATCATCGCGCTCGACAAGCAGCTCCAGGCCCTGCGCCCGAAGCTGGACGAAGCCACTGCGCGCGTCACCACGATCCGTCAGCGCATGCTCGGCCTGCAGTCGGCGCAACTGCTGGCGGCCAATGCCGAACGCTACGCCACCGCCGACTCGGAGCTGCCCCAGGCGCGCAAGGCGCTGACGGCCGCGATCGCCGAGCGCACCGACATGCGCGGCACGCTCGACGCGCTCAACGAGAAGCTCAGCGGCATCCAGATCGAGGTCGACCGCCGCCAGCGCGAGCTCAAGGCCATCGAGCTGCGTCTGGCCGACATCGCCCGCGAGCACGGCCCGCGCCGCCGCACGCAGGCCGAACGCATCGTGACGCTGCGCCGTCGCCGCCGGGGGATGCCGGCGCACTGGCTGGACGCCGGGGAACTCGCCCTGCTCGCCGAAAAGTACGGCGACGCCCGGGGTGCCCGGCTCCAGCTCGAGCGCCTGCGCCGCCACATCGACGAGGGCGACTGGATCACCGACCCGGCCGTACTGGTCGTGCGCGACCGCCTCGCCGCCGACGTTGGCCGCCGCGAGCGCGACTACCTCGACCGCCAGGGCTACTGCGCCACCGCGCGCAACCACAGCGACAACGCACGCGCCGCCTACATCGCCAAGCTGCGCGCCACCGTGCGCCAGTACGCGAAGAACCTCAAGGCCCTGGGCGACCTCGCCAACGTCAGCGTGGACTGCCCCACGCCGCACCTCGAGAACGACGACGTCTCGCTATCGCAGGCCGGGCTGGAGGTCCGCTTCGATTTCGACCGCAAGGGTGCGGTGGGCCTGAACGACGGCGAAGCCTCGGGCGGCCAGCAGGTCATGAAGTCGCTGATCCTGCTGATCGGCCTGCTGATGGACGAAGCCCGCCCCGGCGGTTTCGTCTTCATCGACGAGCCCTTCGCTCACCT
- a CDS encoding GGDEF domain-containing protein, with protein MMAQPDDAPAIRPQGLLDQSAAAWIVLGVLLLFTFSMWRFFDAQLEDRSHDRFQHQVDNARSALKNRMQAYEQVLNGTAGLFAASTEVSRAEFRRYVESLELDEALPGIQGTGFTLMVPGTQRPAHVAAVRAEGFPDYRIHPEGERDTYSTILYLEPFEGRNLRAFGYDMYSEPIRREAMNRARDTGRAAVSGKVVLVQETEDDLQAGFLIYLPVYRDNDVDDVLSRRALLHGFVYSPFRAHDLMQGVFGNSSGDTSRNTSGTTTHDVEIEVYDLEADPRNLLYSSRTPDHTPRFTTDRMVEFGGRVWVLRIGSSAQFEQDVRHSEPYLVLLAGIVVDILIFAVIYGSIRHRRKMRRSAARLAESRDEFRTLVENVPGVVFRCAPQPPWRILHINKGILDLTGEPPEHFMGQAHSLAEVIHPDDRPRFEETMMSSILGRTPYEAEFRVRSRFGRIHWVSARGQGVFDRNGSARWMDGVMLDITERRAAEAAIRQLAFIDPLTQLPNRRFLLDRLRQALANSDRTRLFGALLFIDLDHFKDVNDTLGHEAGDSVLTEISQRLKHGVREGDTVARLGGDEFIVMLENLGDKAEDAVEKAEAIAGKILAELGEPLTVGGHAVTATPSIGISIFCGQDPGADELIQRADRAMYRAKAAGRNRIEHHLAF; from the coding sequence ATGATGGCGCAGCCAGACGACGCACCAGCGATCCGGCCTCAAGGGTTGCTCGACCAGAGCGCCGCGGCCTGGATCGTGCTTGGCGTGCTGCTGCTGTTCACGTTCTCGATGTGGCGCTTCTTCGACGCCCAGCTCGAAGACCGCTCGCACGACCGCTTCCAGCACCAGGTCGACAACGCCCGCAGTGCGCTCAAGAACCGCATGCAGGCCTACGAACAGGTGCTGAATGGGACCGCGGGCCTTTTCGCGGCGAGCACCGAGGTCAGTCGCGCCGAGTTCCGCCGCTACGTCGAGTCCCTCGAACTGGATGAGGCGCTGCCCGGCATCCAGGGAACCGGCTTCACCCTGATGGTCCCGGGCACCCAGCGCCCTGCCCACGTGGCCGCCGTACGTGCCGAGGGCTTCCCCGATTACCGCATCCATCCGGAAGGCGAGCGCGACACCTACAGCACCATCCTGTACCTCGAGCCTTTCGAAGGGCGGAACCTGCGTGCGTTCGGCTACGACATGTATTCCGAACCGATCCGCAGGGAGGCGATGAACCGCGCGCGGGACACCGGGCGTGCCGCCGTGTCGGGCAAGGTCGTGCTGGTGCAGGAAACCGAGGACGACCTGCAGGCCGGCTTCCTGATCTATCTGCCGGTATACCGCGACAACGACGTCGATGACGTGCTGAGCCGCCGTGCGCTGCTGCACGGATTCGTCTACAGCCCCTTCCGTGCCCACGACCTGATGCAAGGCGTATTTGGCAACTCCAGCGGCGACACCAGCCGCAACACCAGCGGCACGACGACACATGACGTGGAGATCGAGGTCTACGACCTTGAAGCCGATCCACGAAACCTGCTCTATTCGTCCCGTACCCCCGATCACACGCCCCGCTTCACAACCGACCGCATGGTCGAATTCGGCGGACGGGTTTGGGTCCTGCGCATCGGCAGCAGCGCGCAGTTCGAACAGGACGTTCGCCACTCCGAACCCTACCTCGTGCTTCTGGCCGGCATCGTCGTCGACATCCTCATCTTCGCGGTGATCTACGGCAGCATCCGCCATCGTCGCAAGATGCGCCGTTCCGCGGCCCGCCTGGCCGAAAGCCGGGACGAATTTCGCACGCTGGTCGAAAACGTCCCCGGAGTGGTCTTCCGTTGTGCCCCCCAGCCGCCCTGGCGCATCCTGCACATCAACAAGGGCATCCTCGATCTGACCGGCGAACCGCCGGAGCACTTCATGGGGCAAGCGCACTCGCTTGCCGAAGTCATCCATCCGGACGACCGGCCGCGGTTCGAAGAGACGATGATGTCCTCGATCCTCGGGCGGACGCCTTACGAGGCCGAGTTCCGCGTCCGCAGCCGCTTTGGTCGGATACATTGGGTCAGCGCACGTGGGCAGGGCGTGTTCGACCGCAACGGCAGCGCGCGCTGGATGGACGGCGTGATGCTGGACATCACCGAGCGCCGGGCGGCCGAGGCCGCCATCCGCCAGCTCGCCTTCATCGACCCGCTGACGCAGTTGCCGAACCGACGCTTCCTGCTCGACCGCCTGCGTCAGGCGCTCGCCAACAGCGACCGCACCCGCCTCTTTGGCGCCCTGCTCTTCATCGACCTCGATCACTTCAAGGACGTCAACGACACCCTTGGGCACGAAGCAGGCGACAGCGTGTTGACCGAGATCTCGCAGCGGCTCAAGCACGGCGTGCGCGAAGGCGACACGGTCGCGCGTCTCGGCGGCGACGAGTTCATCGTCATGCTCGAGAACCTGGGCGACAAGGCGGAGGACGCGGTCGAGAAGGCCGAGGCCATTGCCGGCAAGATCCTCGCCGAACTCGGCGAGCCGCTCACGGTCGGCGGACATGCCGTCACCGCGACACCGAGCATCGGCATTTCAATCTTCTGCGGACAGGACCCGGGCGCCGACGAACTCATCCAGCGCGCCGATCGCGCGATGTACCGCGCCAAGGCCGCAGGCCGCAACCGTATCGAACACCATCTCGCCTTCTGA
- the recJ gene encoding single-stranded-DNA-specific exonuclease RecJ — MTRIQSRPVSQQALARLADAGLHPLLARLYAARGIARADELDTSLKNLLPPEALTGTQEAAVLLADAIEAGARMVIVADYDCDGATACAVGMRALRAFGADVHYLVPDRVTLGYGLTPAMVEIAARLEPDVLITVDNGIASVEGIAAARAHGMATVITDHHLPGDVLPEADVIVNPNQPGCDFPSKALAGVGAMFYTMLALRAELRERGAFTGGKEPNLADLLDLVALGTVADVVKLDRNNRILVAQGLARMRAGRLQPGIRALFALAGRDPARASTTDLGFMIGPRLNAAGRLSDMSLGIECLITDDAGRAMNIAQELDKLNRERRSIEAGMQEEALARLSGFNGEVSAGNRATIALFEPDWHQGVIGIVAGRIKEKLHRPTIAFARANDGELKGSGRSIPGLHLRDALDLVTKRHPDLIVRFGGHAMAAGLTIRESELARFDAAFEDVVSELLEPAQLERRIETDGNLEPGYFALDAVRMLDNEIWGQGFPAPVFDDVFRVERQRVLKDKHLKLELTRGNTRYEAIQFNHAEGAAAQIHAAYRLSINEYNGVSSVQLMLEHFEAA; from the coding sequence ATGACCCGCATCCAGTCCCGCCCTGTCTCGCAGCAAGCCCTCGCCCGCCTCGCCGATGCCGGCCTGCACCCGCTGCTCGCCCGCCTGTATGCCGCACGCGGCATTGCCCGCGCCGACGAGCTCGACACCAGCCTCAAGAACCTGCTTCCGCCCGAAGCGCTGACCGGCACCCAGGAGGCCGCCGTGCTGCTCGCTGACGCCATCGAGGCCGGCGCGCGCATGGTGATCGTCGCCGACTACGACTGTGACGGCGCCACCGCCTGCGCGGTGGGCATGCGTGCACTGCGCGCCTTCGGCGCCGACGTGCATTACCTGGTTCCGGATCGCGTCACGCTCGGTTACGGCCTCACGCCGGCGATGGTCGAGATCGCCGCGCGGCTCGAGCCTGACGTGCTGATCACCGTCGACAACGGCATCGCCAGCGTCGAAGGCATCGCCGCTGCGCGCGCGCACGGCATGGCCACCGTCATCACCGACCACCACCTGCCCGGCGACGTGCTGCCCGAGGCCGATGTGATCGTGAATCCGAACCAGCCCGGCTGCGACTTCCCGAGCAAGGCGCTGGCTGGCGTGGGCGCGATGTTCTACACCATGCTCGCGCTGCGCGCCGAGTTGCGCGAACGCGGCGCCTTTACCGGGGGCAAGGAACCGAACCTGGCCGACCTGCTCGATCTGGTGGCGCTGGGCACCGTGGCCGATGTGGTCAAGCTCGACCGCAACAACCGCATCCTGGTCGCGCAAGGACTCGCGCGCATGCGCGCCGGCCGCCTGCAGCCGGGCATCCGCGCCCTGTTCGCACTGGCCGGGCGCGATCCGGCACGCGCCAGCACCACGGACCTCGGCTTCATGATCGGTCCGCGCCTCAACGCGGCTGGCCGTCTGTCGGACATGAGCCTGGGCATCGAATGCCTGATCACCGACGACGCCGGGCGCGCCATGAACATCGCCCAGGAGCTCGACAAGCTCAACCGCGAGCGCCGCAGCATCGAGGCCGGCATGCAGGAAGAAGCGCTGGCGCGCCTGTCCGGGTTCAATGGGGAAGTGAGCGCCGGCAACCGCGCGACCATCGCCCTGTTCGAGCCCGACTGGCACCAGGGCGTGATCGGCATCGTCGCCGGCCGGATCAAGGAAAAGCTGCACCGGCCCACCATTGCCTTCGCACGCGCGAACGATGGCGAGCTCAAGGGCTCGGGTCGCTCGATTCCGGGCCTGCACCTGCGCGACGCGCTCGATCTCGTGACCAAGCGCCATCCCGACCTGATCGTGCGTTTCGGCGGCCACGCGATGGCAGCCGGACTCACCATCCGCGAATCCGAACTCGCCCGCTTCGACGCTGCCTTCGAGGACGTCGTCAGCGAACTGCTCGAACCTGCCCAACTCGAGCGCCGCATCGAGACCGACGGCAACCTGGAGCCCGGCTACTTCGCGCTCGACGCCGTGCGCATGCTCGACAACGAAATCTGGGGCCAGGGCTTTCCGGCACCGGTGTTCGACGACGTGTTTCGCGTCGAACGCCAGCGGGTGCTGAAGGACAAGCATCTCAAGCTCGAACTGACGCGCGGCAACACCCGGTACGAGGCGATCCAGTTCAACCACGCCGAAGGCGCAGCAGCGCAGATCCATGCCGCCTACCGCCTGAGCATCAACGAGTACAACGGCGTGTCGAGCGTGCAGTTGATGCTGGAGCACTTCGAAGCCGCCTGA
- a CDS encoding YgiQ family radical SAM protein: MSRKEMEALGWDQCDVILVTGDAYIDHPSFGMALVGRLLEAYGFRVGIISQPDWHSAESFRVLGKPRLYFGITAGNMDSLVNRYTSDRKIRSEDAYTPNAEAGKRPDRAVTVYAQRAREAFPGTPVVVGSIEASLRRIAHYDYWSDKVRRSVLPDSKADILLFGNAERALVALTHRLAAGEPIESIRDLRGTAFMVRPGWRPSEQWHEIDSLALDKPGRIDTHPDPYAMEPAAAVPKPAADGAQPVRIVPAAERVAARRADRAQTVIRLPSYEQVKDDAVMYAHASRVFHLESNPGNARAMVQCHGEGPGARDVWINPPPVPLTTPEMDFVYDRPYARAPHPGYGDARIPAWDMIRFSINIMRGCFGGCTFCSITEHEGRIIQSRSHESIIHEIEEIRDKSPDFKGHITDLGGPTANMYRMACKSKAIEENCRRLSCVYPGICENLNTDHSSLVELYRKARAVPGVKRITIGSGLRYDLAVRSPEYVKELVTHHVSGLLKIAPEHTEENTLSKMMKPGIGAYEEFERMFEKYSKLAGKKQHLVPYFIAAHPGTTDEDMLNLALWLKAHNFRLDQVQTFLPTPMALATTMYHSRKNPLKKVSGDSETVETARAGKVRKLHKAFLRWHDPENWPVLREGLMRMGRADLIGNGPNCLVPRQQPVAAAPAAGREGCAKRKPAGPAAHKGRRDKPVAAATPRPARRPR; encoded by the coding sequence ATGTCGCGCAAGGAGATGGAGGCGCTCGGCTGGGACCAATGCGACGTCATCCTGGTGACCGGCGACGCCTACATCGACCACCCCAGCTTCGGCATGGCCCTGGTCGGACGCTTGCTCGAGGCGTACGGATTCCGTGTGGGCATCATCAGCCAGCCTGACTGGCACTCCGCCGAGAGCTTCCGTGTGCTCGGCAAGCCGCGTCTGTATTTCGGCATCACTGCCGGCAACATGGATTCGCTGGTCAACCGCTACACCTCGGACCGCAAGATCCGCTCCGAGGACGCCTACACGCCGAACGCCGAGGCGGGCAAGCGGCCAGACCGTGCCGTGACGGTCTATGCGCAGCGTGCGCGCGAGGCATTTCCGGGGACACCCGTCGTTGTCGGCAGCATCGAGGCCTCGCTGCGCCGCATCGCGCACTACGACTACTGGTCCGACAAGGTAAGGCGTTCGGTGCTGCCGGACTCGAAGGCCGACATCCTGCTGTTCGGCAATGCCGAGCGCGCGCTGGTGGCGCTGACCCACCGCCTGGCGGCGGGCGAGCCGATCGAGTCGATTCGCGACCTGCGCGGCACGGCCTTCATGGTCAGGCCGGGCTGGCGGCCTTCGGAGCAATGGCACGAGATCGATTCACTCGCGCTCGACAAGCCCGGCCGCATCGACACGCATCCCGACCCCTATGCCATGGAGCCGGCTGCCGCCGTTCCCAAGCCTGCGGCAGATGGCGCGCAGCCGGTGCGTATCGTGCCGGCTGCCGAACGTGTCGCCGCCCGTCGTGCCGATCGTGCGCAGACAGTGATTCGCCTTCCGTCTTACGAACAGGTGAAGGACGATGCGGTGATGTATGCCCACGCCTCGCGGGTTTTCCATCTCGAGTCCAATCCGGGCAACGCGCGCGCGATGGTGCAGTGCCATGGCGAGGGGCCGGGCGCGCGGGACGTGTGGATCAATCCGCCGCCGGTGCCGCTGACCACGCCGGAGATGGACTTCGTCTATGACCGTCCGTATGCCCGTGCCCCGCATCCGGGCTATGGCGATGCGCGCATCCCGGCCTGGGACATGATCAGGTTCTCGATCAACATCATGCGTGGCTGTTTCGGTGGCTGTACCTTCTGCTCCATCACCGAGCACGAAGGCCGCATCATCCAGAGCCGGTCGCACGAGTCGATCATCCACGAGATCGAGGAGATCCGCGACAAGTCGCCCGACTTCAAGGGCCACATCACCGACCTCGGGGGGCCGACCGCCAACATGTACCGCATGGCGTGCAAGAGCAAGGCGATCGAGGAGAACTGTCGCCGACTGTCCTGCGTGTATCCGGGCATCTGCGAGAACCTGAACACCGATCACTCCTCGCTGGTCGAGCTCTACCGCAAGGCGCGGGCGGTGCCCGGGGTCAAGCGCATCACCATCGGTTCGGGCCTGCGCTACGACCTTGCGGTGCGTTCGCCCGAGTACGTGAAGGAGCTCGTCACGCACCACGTCAGCGGCCTGCTCAAGATCGCGCCCGAGCACACGGAGGAGAACACCCTCTCCAAGATGATGAAGCCCGGCATCGGCGCGTACGAAGAGTTCGAGCGCATGTTTGAGAAGTACTCGAAGCTCGCAGGCAAGAAGCAGCATCTGGTGCCGTACTTCATCGCCGCGCATCCTGGGACGACCGACGAGGACATGCTGAACCTCGCGCTCTGGCTCAAGGCACACAATTTCCGCCTCGACCAGGTGCAGACCTTCCTGCCCACGCCGATGGCGCTGGCGACCACGATGTACCACTCGCGCAAGAATCCGCTGAAGAAGGTGTCGGGGGATTCGGAAACGGTCGAGACCGCGCGTGCCGGCAAGGTCCGCAAGCTGCACAAGGCCTTCCTGCGCTGGCACGACCCGGAGAACTGGCCGGTCCTGCGCGAGGGGCTGATGCGGATGGGGCGCGCGGACCTGATCGGCAACGGGCCCAATTGCCTGGTGCCGCGCCAGCAGCCGGTAGCCGCCGCGCCCGCCGCCGGTCGTGAAGGCTGTGCCAAGCGCAAGCCGGCGGGTCCGGCGGCGCACAAGGGCCGGCGCGACAAGCCTGTGGCTGCAGCCACGCCGCGACCTGCACGTCGCCCGCGCTGA
- a CDS encoding antitoxin Xre/MbcA/ParS toxin-binding domain-containing protein codes for MKTTRALVREPEAAYAARGSVGGASIEHYLHAASALERDHMVREGFETGSLDVFAHRFGRSGRSLAQLLGVAPATYDRRVREGKPLSQDDSDRVARLIDVERAAARVFGDESAAREWLAAPIPVLGGAIPIELVATTPGHQAVMNALRRIMAGTAA; via the coding sequence ATGAAGACGACAAGAGCCCTTGTCCGCGAGCCTGAAGCGGCGTATGCCGCGCGCGGTAGTGTGGGCGGCGCAAGCATCGAACATTACCTGCATGCCGCGTCGGCACTCGAGCGCGACCACATGGTGCGTGAAGGCTTCGAGACCGGCTCGCTGGATGTGTTCGCCCACCGTTTCGGCCGCAGCGGGCGGAGTCTCGCGCAACTGCTGGGTGTGGCGCCGGCCACCTACGACCGCCGTGTGCGCGAGGGCAAGCCCTTGTCGCAGGACGATTCCGATCGCGTCGCCCGGTTGATCGATGTGGAGCGCGCGGCCGCGCGCGTGTTCGGCGACGAAAGCGCCGCCCGCGAATGGCTGGCCGCGCCCATTCCCGTACTGGGTGGCGCGATCCCCATCGAGTTGGTGGCCACCACGCCTGGCCACCAGGCAGTGATGAATGCCCTGCGCCGCATCATGGCCGGCACTGCCGCCTGA
- a CDS encoding cold-shock protein, whose protein sequence is MATGTVKWFNDSKGFGFITPEAGGDDLFAHFSAIEGQGFKTLAEGQRVTFDVTTGPKGLQASNIRAAN, encoded by the coding sequence ATGGCAACAGGTACCGTCAAGTGGTTCAACGATTCGAAGGGCTTTGGTTTCATCACGCCGGAAGCCGGCGGTGACGACCTTTTCGCCCACTTTTCCGCCATTGAAGGCCAGGGTTTCAAGACCCTCGCAGAAGGCCAGCGCGTCACCTTCGACGTGACCACCGGCCCCAAGGGTCTACAAGCGTCCAACATCCGCGCGGCCAACTAA